gagatcacagggacactgtggggacctCATGAAACCAAGGGGATCCTTGTGGCACCCCTGGACCCCATGAAACCAAGGGGCCACGGTGACACAGCGGGGCTCCATGGAACCAGAGACCACTGTGACTCTGTGGGGCCTTATGGAACCATGGAGACCATTCAGAGCCTTCAGGGCCccatgtgaccaaggggacaTTGTGACACCTcagggcctcatggaaccaagggaccattgggacactgtggggcccCATGGAACCGAGGGAACATGGAACAGGTCTGGCTGGCTTGGCCTCCCAGGGGCCACCTGACGGGGCTGGGTCATCTTGGAATGTCAACGGCAGCCGCTtatcagctcctgcagcactggtgcTCCGTGCTTTCCTTGCTATGGGAAACAACTGTCTGTCTTTTTAGATGCGCATTGTCAAAATTGGTACTATTCCTACAAAATTTCCTATAATCAAAAGTatatcccagaaaaaaaaaaccctgccacCTCTGGCTGGCCTTGGCTTCTGGTGCTCACCTCTCATCTTCCACTGGAAGAGTGGAgctctcttctttccctcctgTGGGAAAGAACCAACCTTCTTCTCCAGGGACCAAGGCCAAAATTACAATTTGGCCTGCCAAATTCCACATATCCAAGGATAACTCAAAGACAACAAATGGCAGGACAGAGACGCTGGGCTTCCCATGTCCTCTGGTGATTTTCTTAGACTATGAGCAGAATGTTTTCAATTGCAAACACCATGGAGAGGGCCCAGAGATCTCCCAAGGTGGGGTTTGGAGGCCTCAGGCACATGACCACTTAATAAGGACAatggagctctgtgctccttggGTTGGAGGCTGAGGACAGTGGAGGAGAGCCATGAGAGTGTTTAAAGAGTGGTTTCAGAGATGGTGGATCCTTTTCACCtactggaaaacaaacagagaaaaaataattactgcaaagggcagctggggaggcccAGACTGGAcacaaggagaaaggaatttccctgccagggcagggctgtggtgcaacacatcccccagcaggagtctggagcagcccaaggctctgtgtgcccaggcagaggcaggcaggacgcagagctgtcagcaaaggaagggcccagccaggtggggcagccgggggatgacgacagcctgcagggacagaggcgcagggcatggacaccgtagcacagcctgggctgcacagggcacaggcatgggcagcagctgaaaggccctgacacagccaactcctgcagcacttgggccatggctgctggccctgggcctgaggcatcaggaggggacaagtgacccttgcaggcctggggcctcattgcctccttgtccctgctcagcagcctggcaggggccgccccatggtgctgcccttggcattgcacatccccacatcccagtggcccgggaagagccctgagcaaggagggagggacaggatctgccttggcaggggctggggctcaggccttggccctTTGCATTCCTGAATGACATCCAGGTTTgctcagcatcagagacacctttgccttgtttgtgcccacctgtcatcactgcctgcagtgttctgctctgacTGGAACCTGAGGACACTTTCTCAGTCTTGTCTCTTAGTGGGACCAATTAAACTTGAAGAAACTTCAgtatttgaatttaattttgacTTGTTGAGAAGTTTTTTGAACACTCTCTCAGGAAATGAATCTGATGTAAACAACACCAAATCCCCAAGAGGCTCATTAAAGTCCTTGcactttttctttgctgctgagctgggccaggctcctggcacaggggcagatTCTGGAAACCAAGAAGAGCTTTAAAAGgacatttctcctgaggagaCGCTCTtccctcagcccagctgggctgagcGCACTGCCTGCAGGTACCTGAGAGGAATGAAGCAGACAGAGGCTCAAAGAAACTGGAAGGACATTTCTGAGCTTTTTCGTGGAGAAAAGTTCACCACTTCTGACAGGTAAGTCTCTGTCTGCAGGCATCTCCTCaggctgagccaggacagcactgaggtgactgtaaggatggctctgctgcccttgctgctttgggggaggatgtgctccagagcggggctgccctgggcaccgtcagagggacagggcaggacggctcctgctgccagggacggctgcaggggctgaagctggggctgcagccagggctgcccagggctgtggtgcagagcaggtgctgcagccctgagggctcttggccagcccagggcatctgccacctgccaggggcagctctcagcctgcctgggagctccccaTGGATTGTGGGGAGAAgttggaggtggaaggagccGCCCCCATcagggcagattcctgctgctgtggagatggtgctgcatggccagggctgctctcagctttctcatgaaggaaagggaaaggggctgtcAGGGTTGGCTGTGTCACTGACACTCCTGCACTGTCACCCTGGGGATCAGCAGATGCGCCTCAGATCTCCCTCAGAAAgggcctcctcaccctcctctagctacagacagcagcagcagcaccttggcttgCAGCATCTGTGTTTGTCTGAGCTGCCCTTAaggccctggtgccagggagatgcccctgggcagtgccgtgtgcagggaggggtgtgcagggcagagccccagggctgggctgggctctgggagcagtggcagggacaaGGCTTGGATAGAGAGAAACAGCTCCAAGTAGGCACaactccaggcagcagagagccaGAATAATCCTTGATATCCCTATCTTTAaatgaacagagaaaataaaggagagaagaatttagggaaatttatttgaaattgcAACTTTCACATAGtccactttatttttcagaaaacttttaAGTTCAGTCACACTGAAATAGAGGGAGGTGTAATGAGCAAAGGGCACCTCTGTGGGGACCAGCAGGTCTGACTGcactggggcagagggagctctGCTTTCCATCTGGGCTCTGCAGTGTTCAGGCTGAGAGTAATACTTAAAATGCATCAGtaacaaagcagcagcagatacCTGAACTGAAAAAAGTTTAGCAAAATTcgttcacaggaaaaaaagtgatttttagaGGATTCCAAATACAATCCATAGGGCTGACTCAAAAAAATGATCCCAGCTTGTCAATGAAGGAGTATCTCCCTGACTGTAGAATCGGcaacaaagtatctctataagcaatgagcaggggtaacacgtggtttattgtgaaggccttgcttgtagctgcttaagcacagctaaagcaggccaggagagcaggaacagcgaacaGAGCCAAGAGAGGGCAGAGCCCCGAATCCcatacattaaatatcttttctaagttgaagagtatgcattggaccaaccaatctaatacaggatgacaacatatacagccaatagaaatgtcccaccacccaaggcaagcagaaggggattgtttaatcaatcAATCTGGCCCTTagcttagcaggagtatattgtttaatcaagggggctggccctcaacttagcaggtcgttgttcacaagctgatggccctgcaccccacaccctaaatctcaaagcatgctttcatttctatctcgcttgttgaactcagactcccagaatctaaaccaccatatttgcaaggtctttctacttcatccttcccaacactcATTGTGTTCTTTCAACAGGGCATGATGCTCAGAGTGAAgaaatgtccaacagcagctccagcagccacttcctcctgctgccattggcacacacgcggcagctgcagctcctgcacttctgcctcttcctggccatctccctggctgccctcctggccaacggcctcatcatcagcgccgtagcctgcggccacctcctgcacagccccatgttcttcttcctgctcaacctggccctcagcgacctgggctccatctgcaccactgtccccaaagccatgcacaattccctctgggacaccaggaacatctcctacacaggatgtgctgcacaggtgtttctgtttttgtttttcatttcagcagagtATTTCCTCCTCACCGTCATGTGCTACGACCgctacgtgtccatctgcaaacccctgcactacgggaccctcctgggcagcagagcttgtgcccacatggcagcagctgcctgggccagtgcctttctctacgctctgctgcacacagccaatacattttccctgcccctgtgccatggcaatgccctgggccagttcttctgtgaagtCCCACACATCCTCAAGCTCTCGTGCTCACACTCCAAACTGAGGGAACTGGGGATTACTGTGGTTGGTGCCTCTTTAGCCTTTgtctgttttgtgttcattgttttctcctatgtgcagatcttcagggctgtgctgaggatcccctctgagcagggacggcacaaagccttttccacctgcctccctcacctggctgtggtCTCCCTGTTTCTCAGCACTGGCATTTTTGCCTACCTGAAgcccccctccatctcctccccatccctggatctgtcagtgtcagttctgtactcggtggtgcctccagccctgaaccccctcatctacagcctgaggaaccaggagctcaaggctgcagtgtaCACACTGATCACTAGACcatttcacaaatattaaacTTCTAGCCAATTTATTTACATCACTTGTAATAAAAGTCATATTTGTTACTCCTTGTTGGATTATTTTGGAggttctttttccttgtttccttttttaatattgtcTACAAAAGAAGGTTATGGTTTATGCCATATTGTTTCTCCTGACCTTTACTATGGCCCTAGATTGTATCAATGAGGAGCTGTGCTCTTGatggctttaaaaaattaaaggatcTCCCAGCATAGTTTTCACCAGAGTTcccccttttgttcccttctctgtggctgcagcagcaatgtctgtgtgcagagctggggcagatcagtgctggcacagcagctgtgcccagcagcagcagcacttggtgttgccagtgctgctgccgtggccctgccccgctgccctcctggccctgctgttgctgtagggcctgagtgctctcggggccgggcacagggctgggggtggcagtgccggggctgcagcaggggcaggccatgggcactgctggggcagcgctgacgcctcaggccagggcctgggggctgcaggctccttgcccaggctctctccacaacacggccaggccaatgctcagcacagaaaagccccgtcagcagccccaggctggccatgggcaggctgggggcaaacagcatggctggggctctgcaaaGTCCCTGGGGGAgacgggaaggagcagcagagcaggggctgatccatccccactgcgctggacaccccagggcagcgtcCCAGAGCGTCCTCATGCACCTGCCAACaacatcccccctctgcagccctggcctctcccccagctcacacaggtgctgcatccttgcaggcacagccacggcagcactgcctcaggagcccctgtttgcactgcccagagcaggcgtGAGCACCCccatggtgttggtgtggggagatgaacctgagtgagcacaaatgccaccagcccctggggccaggaagggctggggggcGGGAGGGAAACCACTCAGGTTTGTGGTGGCCTCTGAAGTGAGCCAGAAAGATTGTTCCTGTGAGCTGTGAGTTTCCTGTCCAACTGCAGAAGTTGCTCAGAGACTgggctgcctggcagccacctccacacagccctgagcatTGCCTTCCTTCACCgtggctttcttttctttctcttgttccagattttgtcattttgggtatccctcttccctcccctgcaAGCAGCCCATCCCTGTTTGCCCTTTTCTCTCAGGCCCCACTCCCCATTTCAGTTCCTGAGTTGGCACCATGGGAACatcccttggggagcaggatcatcctccaagtgcttcaggaattgtctgcaggctcctgcagggcctcgtgctgctcccttgccagaggcaccacaggccagggggcacatctgccctgctgtgtctgcctgtggggctccctgctctgggcaatgaggaggggctgcagaggctctgcaggactgacaggatggtCTTTGGGGCTgtcaggagaagctgagggacctgggctgctgcaccttctcaagaggaggcccagggctcCTCCTGCAACTGCTCcaagggtggtttcagagaatcacagaatcagcaaggttggaaaagaccttggagatcatcaagtccaacctgtgtCCTGATACCACCTTGTCTCCCTGAGCCTcttcttctccaggataaacaaccccagctccctcagccactcctcacagcacttgtgttccagacccctcaccagccttgttgcccttctctggacacgctccagcccctccatgtccttcctaaattgggggcccagaactggacacagcactcgaggtgcagcctcaccagtgcccagcacaggggaagaatccctgccctgctcctgctgcccacaccatacctgatccaggccaggagccattggccttcttgcccacctgcccacactgctgcctcatgtccagcctgctgtccagcactgccccacgtccctttctgcctgcccactgtccagccactctgtccccagcctggagcactgcagggcttgttgtggccaaagtgcaggacccggcccttggtcttgttcagcctcaccctgttggatttgggccctggatccagcctgtgcagggccctgtgcacagccctcctaccctccagcacatccacactcacacccagcttgttgtcacctgcaaatttgctgatgctggactcagtcccctcctgcagatcctcagtgcagatattgcaatccccgctggctgcctctgatccctgggccatcctgggggtgccctgggatggctctcaaggggatctgttccatccccttgctgggcacccagggcaggctgacaggcctgcagttccccacatcttccttgcagcccttcttggggatgggctcccattggcacctccagtcctctgggccctccctgctgagccaggactgaggagaaatgatggagagcagcttggggagctcATCCAGCACCTCCCTCATGGCCCTagcatggatcccatctggtcccagagACAGCTGTGAGCATCTGAGTGGCTCAGTAggtccccagctgcttcctcctggattCCAGGATGgctcttctgctccctgtgtcCATCTACCAGCTCAAGAGAACTCTTGTCCTCAGGACAACCTCTCTTCCTGTTGAAAACTGTGGCAATGAATCTGTTTAGTACTTCAGCCATTTCTTCATCTTCGGTAACCATATCCCTCCCGAAAAATCAATGGAGGTTCTCCTTGTCCCCCTTTTTGTAAACGATGTGTTTATAAAAACAGTTTCATTATCCTTCACTGAAACAGCTTGGTAAAGTTCTAATTGAGCTTTCACCtgtccaattttttttccacatgacCTTACAACATCCTTAAACATTTTCTGAGTTACCTGCTCCTCTGTTCAAAGGTGATGCACCCTCTTTTATTCCCTTGAGGTCCTGGTAAAGCTCCATGTCCAGCTAGGGCAGTCATTCTCCTCTCTGGGTCAGCCTGCTCTTGCTCCTTCaagatttctttcctgaagTTTATCCGTCCTTTCTGGGAACCCTTTTGTTAAGGgctgtttcctttaaaaaaaaaatcgccTCATTTGGTACTCCTGAAATCTGCATCCTGAATATGCTGAAGTCCAGTCCAGAGCAGTCCAGCCTGTTCTCTGTAGGTCCAGTGTAGAGGTTTTGTTGATGCCTCTCCGtttacagaatatttaaaattcaataATTTCATGGTCACTGTTgcccaaaaaacctccaactaccacatctcccaccagccctccTCTGTTTATgaacagcaggagaaagagTTTCCTTGGcagggggaagagaaggaaaccTGCCCAACGTGCATCTTGCAAGGTTCAGCCGGGAGGTGAAGACAAAGACATGTCCTTCCCAGAGTAGGATTTTGGTGCAGGAGGTGTCCCAGCGTGAGCCTGGGCCatggcctggctctgtgtgccaggagccggcagcgctgggtgcagggagcccagggagggcacagaAATGCTGGGCTGAGAAATGCTGGGGGCACAGCGAGATGGGCGAGTGCAGCCggccagggcacaggagcagcacgcacagggggcacagcctgcaggagagatggccccgggctgggcagggctggcagggccacaggcaccCAGGCCTTTgtcccctgggctctggcagcgcctctgcagccccacagaagGAACTTTCCTTTCAGGGCCTGCGCTTTGGCTCTGCCTGGGCCCTCCCtgaggaggctggcagggcttgCAGGTTGATGAcatttgtccttgctgcccctgccatccccctgccccacaaa
This sequence is a window from Prinia subflava isolate CZ2003 ecotype Zambia chromosome 27, Cam_Psub_1.2, whole genome shotgun sequence. Protein-coding genes within it:
- the LOC134562377 gene encoding olfactory receptor 14J1-like translates to MSNSSSSSHFLLLPLAHTRQLQLLHFCLFLAISLAALLANGLIISAVACGHLLHSPMFFFLLNLALSDLGSICTTVPKAMHNSLWDTRNISYTGCAAQVFLFLFFISAEYFLLTVMCYDRYVSICKPLHYGTLLGSRACAHMAAAAWASAFLYALLHTANTFSLPLCHGNALGQFFCEVPHILKLSCSHSKLRELGITVVGASLAFVCFVFIVFSYVQIFRAVLRIPSEQGRHKAFSTCLPHLAVVSLFLSTGIFAYLKPPSISSPSLDLSVSVLYSVVPPALNPLIYSLRNQELKAAVYTLITRPFHKY